The Desulfuromonas acetexigens genomic sequence CAGCCAGAACTTGAGGACCAGGGCGCCCTCGTCCACCAGCATCTTCTCGAAACGGTTACCCCGTTCCAGCGCCTGATCCAACTCCGAATTGCCGATACGGTCGTAAACCCGGTCGCGAATCGCCTCGCTGTAGATCGCGTCGAAAAAAATTCCGATCTTCCCCTTCGGCGGCAGCGCCCGCCAGTACCGCCACATGGGCGGCCGCGCCAGATCGGTCTCGGTCGGCTCGCCGGGAGCGTGGGTCTGGATGTGCCGGGGATCCATCCACTCGTTAAGGACGTTAACCGTGTCCCCCTTCCCCGCGCCGTCCATCCCGGCGATGATGATGATCACCGCGAAGCGACGGGCTTCCACCAGCTCCAGCTGGGCTTCGAGCAGTTCCCGGCGCAACCGGGGCAGTTCCTGATTATACCGTTCGGCGTCAATGGCATGACCAAGTTCGGCGGATTCGAACATGACAACCCTCCTCTTTCGGGTAGAATCTTAATTCACTCTGCAAGCATAGCAGAAAACGCGGAATCTGCGGCACGGCGGCCCGACAGAACGATGAGCGAAAGCTGTTGATCATGGTCACCTAACGCCGTCAAGCCCGCCATTCCCCATTTCCCCAGGAGGTCTTATGAAATTCACCGTAAACCAGGATGACTGCATCGGCTGCGGAGCCTGCGAATCGACCTGCCCCGACGTCTTCGAGCTGGTCGATGGCATATCCCATTGCAAACTCGCCGACGTTCCCGCCGACCTGCAAGACTGCGCCCTCTCCGCCGAAGTCGGCTGCCCGGTCCAGGCGATTTCCCACAGCTGAGGCCGGCCCACATCCCGGATACCCTGAGCAAGGGTATCCGGGGTTTCCGCGCCGAAACAATCGATGACGATATAACGGCTGAACCGTAACAACTTCAGTTAATTTTCTGGTTCAGAGCATGTCGAAATGTTCGGTTTTCGGTTCGGTTCCCGCCACCTCCACCGCTAAAACAGAAGGGCGACCCCGTATGGACACTCCCTTCTAAATTGTTGAAGGTAGCGGGAATTCCCGCCCTTCCCTGCGTCGATTTCCCTCGACTCGGTGACGAAATTATCCCTGGCTGTTTTTCCGACATCGTGTCAGCGCTCGCGTTGATTCGATTCCCGCCCTCAAATGGACAAAGGGACGACCCCGAATGGGATCGTCCCTTTGAACTGGTGGAGGGAACGCCGACCTGCCGCAAAACAGTCTCAAAACCAGAGTACCCCGTAACTCCTTGATAATAATGGCCGAAGTCATCTCGCACAACCGCTTCCCGCCAACCTGACCAGAGAAACGATTTTCTCCCCTGATTTCCCGGCACCGGACGAGGGTGACGGGTTTGCAGTTCAGCCGGCCACCGGGTGCGTAAAAGTTCGGTGGTCGATTGGTGTGCCGCGTTCGAGGACGCAGGGCTGCTGTTCAGCGTGAACATCTTTTCCAACTCGCCGACCCGGATCAGCGTCAATCCCCGCAAGGTCTACTGCATCGACCACGCCCTGGTGGCCTCGGTCAGCTCCGGCATCCTCACCAACCGCGACAGCCTGTTGGAGAATCTGGTGTTCACCGCGCTGCGCCGGGTGATGCCGGAGATCTTCTACCACAAGACCCAAACAGGGCGGGAGGTGGACCTTGTCGCGCTGCTGCCAGCGCTGGGTCAAGAACGAGCCATAATGCTGGTTCAGGTCTGCGCCTCGCTGGCCGATTCCCGCGTCAAGCAGAGCGAGGTCCGTTCCCTCTCCGAAGCCATGGTTGAGCTGGCGGTGACAGAGGGGACCATCGTTACCTGGCGTACCGATGAAACCATCCCCGTGGGCTTCGGCACCATCCAGGTCGTGCCGGTCTGGCGGTTTCTGCTAGAGATCGAGCCGTAGAGCTGCTTGATCGGTTACTTGGTCGGTACTTGATCGCTGAGCCGCTGAACCGAGGCGTGTCGCAAGCCATGTCGCGAGTTTGTCGCAAGTTCCCCCCCCAAGTCAGCCCTCAAGTCAGCCCCCAAGTGGCCGACTTATTCTTCCTCCGGTTTTTCCTCTCCGGCGGATTCGATCTGCTTTACCATTCGGTCGAAATCACTTTCAAACAACCGGTCCTGCACGATGCGGTATTTTTCGTATTCGCTTTCGGCATGGGTTTTGGCCAGCTCTGCCGATACCTTTCCCGCGTCCTGCAGAATCTCCCGGATTTTTTCCAGTTGGCGCTCAAAAAACTCATCGGTCAGGTTACCGCCGCGTTTGAGGCGTTCCACATCCATGGTCCAGCCCTGGATGGTGTAATCCTTGACGATCTGGTTGGCCCATTTGCGGAACTGCACCGCCCGCTCATTCTCGATCTTGAAGCCGACGGCGATGATGGCCTGGAGGTTGTAGTGTTCAACCTCGCGTCGGACTTCCCGACTGCCCTCGGTTTGAACTATTAAGTATTGCTTAACAGTTGCCTCCCTCGTCAGCTCGTTGTCGGCAAAAATGCGTTTCAGGTGCTGGTTGATGGCGGGCACCGAGACATCGTAGAGGGTCGCCATCATTTTCTGGGTCAGCCAGATGTTTTCGTCCTCGTAGCGCATTTCCACGCTGGCTTCCGATCCTCCCCCAGCCGCGACAAAGGTCAGATATTCGGCTGCCGAGGAGCGA encodes the following:
- a CDS encoding virulence RhuM family protein, which encodes MKNKDKEIQKPHKKEKAIVRSSAAEYLTFVAAGGGSEASVEMRYEDENIWLTQKMMATLYDVSVPAINQHLKRIFADNELTREATVKQYLIVQTEGSREVRREVEHYNLQAIIAVGFKIENERAVQFRKWANQIVKDYTIQGWTMDVERLKRGGNLTDEFFERQLEKIREILQDAGKVSAELAKTHAESEYEKYRIVQDRLFESDFDRMVKQIESAGEEKPEEE
- a CDS encoding DUF4143 domain-containing protein, translated to MRKSSVVDWCAAFEDAGLLFSVNIFSNSPTRISVNPRKVYCIDHALVASVSSGILTNRDSLLENLVFTALRRVMPEIFYHKTQTGREVDLVALLPALGQERAIMLVQVCASLADSRVKQSEVRSLSEAMVELAVTEGTIVTWRTDETIPVGFGTIQVVPVWRFLLEIEP
- a CDS encoding ferredoxin, whose translation is MKFTVNQDDCIGCGACESTCPDVFELVDGISHCKLADVPADLQDCALSAEVGCPVQAISHS